In Arthrobacter sp. B3I4, the following proteins share a genomic window:
- the secF gene encoding protein translocase subunit SecF, whose translation MASFATFGNELYTGKRSYDFVGSKKIWFLIAAVAVALSILLPVAKGGFNLGIEFRGGSEFTVSNVKDRDPGLGEKAVQDVVSGSVPRVANVAGNTMRIQTDKLSDDETLRIKDGLTKAYGVTDNEVTSTFVGPTWGADVTKQALLGLAVFVGLAAVLMALYFRTWKMSLSALAGMAVTMFITAGVYSLSDFEVTPSAIIGFLTVLSYSLYDTVVVFDKIRENTADLQASTRRTFGEEVNLAVNQTLVRSINTMMVAILPVGAILFIGAGLLGAGTLRDLSLALFVGILIGTAATIFVAAPLYAWLRQGEPELIKQAKRVQQRRADAAKTAPATS comes from the coding sequence ATGGCCAGTTTCGCTACTTTCGGTAACGAGCTTTACACCGGCAAGCGCTCGTACGACTTCGTCGGCTCCAAGAAGATCTGGTTCCTGATCGCCGCCGTCGCCGTGGCGCTGTCCATCCTGCTCCCGGTCGCCAAGGGCGGCTTCAACCTGGGCATCGAGTTCCGCGGCGGTTCCGAGTTCACCGTCTCCAACGTCAAGGACCGGGACCCCGGCCTGGGCGAGAAAGCGGTCCAGGACGTCGTCTCCGGCAGCGTCCCGCGGGTCGCCAACGTCGCCGGCAACACGATGCGGATCCAGACCGACAAGCTCAGCGACGATGAGACGCTGCGGATCAAGGACGGCCTCACCAAGGCCTACGGTGTAACCGACAACGAGGTCACCTCGACCTTCGTCGGACCCACCTGGGGCGCCGACGTGACCAAGCAGGCCCTGCTCGGCCTGGCCGTCTTCGTCGGCCTCGCCGCAGTGTTGATGGCCTTGTACTTCCGGACCTGGAAGATGTCCCTGTCGGCCCTTGCCGGCATGGCGGTGACGATGTTCATCACAGCCGGGGTGTACTCGCTCAGCGACTTCGAAGTCACCCCGTCGGCCATCATCGGGTTCCTCACGGTGCTTAGCTACTCGCTGTACGACACCGTGGTGGTCTTCGATAAGATCCGCGAAAACACCGCGGACCTGCAGGCATCCACCCGGCGCACCTTCGGCGAAGAGGTCAACCTCGCCGTCAACCAGACCCTGGTGCGCTCCATCAACACCATGATGGTCGCCATCCTGCCGGTCGGTGCGATCCTGTTCATCGGCGCCGGGCTGCTGGGCGCCGGAACGCTGCGTGACCTCTCACTGGCGCTTTTCGTGGGCATCCTGATCGGCACTGCGGCGACGATTTTCGTCGCTGCTCCGCTCTACGCGTGGCTGCGCCAGGGCGAGCCGGAGCTGATCAAGCAGGCGAAGCGGGTGCAGCAGCGCCGCGCCGACGCCGCCAAGACGGCACCAGCCACCTCCTGA